Proteins encoded together in one bacterium window:
- a CDS encoding tetratricopeptide repeat protein, translated as MLKRFVPTAALLLLGLLAAGCQGELDQSDLDALAALPAAERAARIEQLIAAHPEQPQLPGLLAKARYEDYAGLAPQARIEAIKAALRDDPENAITSKLLGDAYADCARGEGGVSYLDSALFAYENAALKAPHFFSAVGSVGALYDEKEDFEQAIAWYEKALLLVPDHVPTLCNLGASHYNRGDYAQAMDYYRRALALDPRSQDAHFNLGVAFAEATIYREAIREWREVVAIDSTTAVAKEAAKNADLLQDVLDETIYKGGKKSRRINLQGTE; from the coding sequence ATGCTCAAGCGTTTCGTTCCGACCGCCGCCCTGCTGCTGCTCGGCCTCCTGGCCGCTGGCTGTCAGGGCGAACTCGACCAGTCCGATCTCGACGCGCTCGCCGCCCTGCCGGCCGCCGAGCGCGCCGCGCGCATCGAGCAGCTGATCGCCGCGCACCCGGAGCAGCCGCAGCTGCCCGGCCTGCTCGCGAAGGCGCGCTACGAGGACTACGCGGGCCTGGCGCCGCAGGCGCGCATCGAGGCGATCAAGGCGGCTCTGCGCGACGACCCCGAGAACGCGATCACCTCCAAGCTGCTCGGCGACGCCTACGCCGACTGCGCCCGCGGCGAGGGCGGCGTGAGCTATCTGGACAGCGCGCTCTTCGCCTACGAGAACGCGGCCCTCAAGGCGCCGCACTTCTTCTCGGCCGTCGGCAGCGTCGGCGCGCTCTACGACGAGAAGGAGGACTTCGAGCAGGCCATCGCCTGGTACGAGAAGGCGCTCCTCCTCGTGCCGGACCACGTGCCCACGCTCTGCAACCTGGGCGCCAGCCACTACAATCGCGGCGACTACGCGCAGGCCATGGACTACTACCGCCGCGCGCTCGCGCTGGACCCGCGCAGCCAGGACGCGCACTTCAATCTGGGCGTCGCCTTCGCCGAGGCGACGATCTACCGCGAGGCGATCCGCGAGTGGCGGGAAGTGGTCGCCATCGACAGCACGACGGCCGTCGCGAAGGAGGCGGCGAAGAACGCCGACCTCCTGCAAGACGTCCTCGACGAGACCATCTACAAGGGCGGCAAGAAGAGCCGCCGCATCAATCTCCAGGGCACTGAGTGA